A genomic window from Lotus japonicus ecotype B-129 chromosome 1, LjGifu_v1.2 includes:
- the LOC130715160 gene encoding RING-H2 finger protein ATL52 translates to MGRGFNPRLRQNLQQPHSRSTLQTSTQAPQVEENTKPTALSKLKKVIYNNNTTPKSLARRVSLYYRDNSNALKERVKEKDEDGKRCVVCLEDFEPKEEVMLTPCNHMFHEDCIMPWLISKGQCPVCRFVIWERVNNNTSSSFNRNNDIVANLEPGDLIGGELLSILRAMEVAFHLGSINYT, encoded by the coding sequence ATGGGAAGAGGCTTCAACCCAAGGCTAAGACAGAATTTACAGCAGCCACATTCAAGATCCACACTCCAAACAAGCACCCAAGCTCCCCAAGTGGAAGAAAACACCAAACCAACAGCTTTGAGCAAGCTTAAGAAAGTGATTTACAATAACAACACTACCCCAAAGAGTTTAGCTAGGAGAGTGAGCTTATACTATAGAGATAATTCCAATGCTTTGAAAGAGAGGGTGAAAGAAAAGGATGAAGATGGCAAGAGGTGTGTTGTTTGCTTGGAAGATTTTGAACCCAAAGAAGAGGTGATGCTCACTCCATGCAACCACATGTTTCATGAGGACTGCATAATGCCTTGGTTAATAAGTAAAGGCCAGTGCCCAGTCTGTAGGTTTGTGATTTGGGAGAGGGTGAACAACAACACTTCATCATCTTTCAACAGGAATAATGATATTGTTGCCAATTTGGAACCTGGTGACCTGATtggtggagagcttttgtcaatTCTGAGGGCCATGGAAGTGGCTTTTCACTTGGGGAGCATAAATTACACATAA